The Sphingomonas carotinifaciens genomic sequence GGGTTCGCGCCGACGATCTCGCCGCGATCCCGCTACGGGCGCTGGTGGAACGCAATCCATCGGTCGACTGGTCGGAGGTCGACGACGTTATCCTCGGCTGTGCGAACCAGGCCGGCGAGGACAATCGCAACGTCGCCCGCATGGCCGTGCTCCTGGCGGGACTGCCCGAAACTGTGCCAGGAGCGACGATCAATCGCCTGTGCGGCTCGGGCCTGAACGCCGTTGGTCAGGCGGCGCAGGCGATACGCTCGGGAGATGCCGACCTCCTTATCGCGGGAGGCGTCGAGAGCATGACCCGTGCGCCCTATGTCTTGGGCAAGGCCGCCAAGCCTTTCGATCGCGGACAGGCGATTGAGGATACGACGATGGGCTGGCGCTTCGTCAATCCGGCGATGCGCTCGGCATGGGGTGTGGACACCATGCCGCAGACCGCCGAGGCGGTCGCGGAGCAGTGGAACGTCACCCGTGAGCAACAGGACCGCTTTGCCCTGTCGAGTCAGATGAAGGCAGCCACTGCGCGTAATAACGGCCGTTTCAATGTCGAGATCGTACCCGTGACGCTGCCACGGCGAGGTGGCGATGCGGTAGTGTTCGCCGTCGACGAGCATCCACGGGACACGACCGCCGAAGGACTTGCGGCGCTGAAGCCGGTGGTAACCCTGAATGGGACCGTGACGGCCGGGAACGCATCCGGTCTCAACGACGGCGCTGCGGCGCTGGTCGTCGGCTCTGCCGATGCGGCGCAGCGCCATGGACTCATACCCCGAGCCCGCATCGTTGCCATGGCATCGTCCGGCATCGCTCCACGGATCATGGGCGCGGGTCCGATCGAGGCGGCTCGCAAGCTCCTCGCCCGCACCGGCCTCTCAATGGCTGACATGGA encodes the following:
- the pcaF gene encoding 3-oxoadipyl-CoA thiolase, with the protein product MSDAFICDAIRTPIGRLNGSLAGVRADDLAAIPLRALVERNPSVDWSEVDDVILGCANQAGEDNRNVARMAVLLAGLPETVPGATINRLCGSGLNAVGQAAQAIRSGDADLLIAGGVESMTRAPYVLGKAAKPFDRGQAIEDTTMGWRFVNPAMRSAWGVDTMPQTAEAVAEQWNVTREQQDRFALSSQMKAATARNNGRFNVEIVPVTLPRRGGDAVVFAVDEHPRDTTAEGLAALKPVVTLNGTVTAGNASGLNDGAAALVVGSADAAQRHGLIPRARIVAMASSGIAPRIMGAGPIEAARKLLARTGLSMADMDVIELNEAFAAQAIAVLRDLDVDVDDPRVNPNGGAIALGHPLGMSGARIAMTAVEELHRIDGRYALVFMCIGVGQGIGLVLERA